A section of the Roseomonas marmotae genome encodes:
- a CDS encoding adenine phosphoribosyltransferase, producing the protein MPDNLPPPAVDSAPAAFDLKAHIRAVPDFPKPGILFYDICTLLRDGPAFHSAIQMLAELVRPYKPTALAGIESRGFVLAAPLALELGLGFILLRKPRKLPGATIGYNYALEYGTDRLEIQADAVRKGDRVVLLDDLLATGGTMAAGIRLLKEAGAEVPLAAAMIELTFLNGRTRLDAPFQALASYDS; encoded by the coding sequence ATGCCCGACAACCTCCCGCCCCCTGCCGTGGATTCCGCACCGGCCGCCTTCGACCTGAAGGCGCATATCCGGGCCGTGCCGGATTTCCCGAAGCCGGGCATCCTGTTCTACGACATCTGCACCCTGCTGCGGGACGGCCCTGCCTTCCACAGCGCCATCCAGATGCTGGCGGAGCTGGTGCGCCCCTACAAGCCCACGGCCCTGGCGGGCATCGAGAGCCGCGGCTTCGTGCTGGCGGCGCCGCTGGCGCTGGAACTGGGCCTGGGCTTCATCCTGCTGCGGAAGCCGCGCAAGCTGCCGGGCGCCACCATCGGCTATAACTATGCCCTGGAATACGGCACCGACCGGCTCGAAATCCAGGCGGATGCCGTCCGGAAGGGCGACCGCGTGGTGCTGCTGGACGACCTGCTGGCCACGGGCGGCACCATGGCCGCCGGCATCCGCCTGCTGAAGGAAGCGGGCGCCGAGGTGCCGCTGGCCGCCGCGATGATCGAGCTGACCTTCCTCAACGGCCGGACCCGGCTGGACGCGCCCTTCCAGGCGCTGGCCTCCTACGACTCCTGA
- a CDS encoding DUF2842 domain-containing protein, protein MSRKPLALLIGFVGLLLYLFLVLWIGDWVQRLHWLLQIPFYVLAGFIWVFPVRALMFWAAGRR, encoded by the coding sequence ATGTCGCGCAAACCGCTTGCCCTGCTGATCGGCTTCGTTGGCCTGCTGCTCTACCTCTTCCTCGTGCTCTGGATCGGGGATTGGGTGCAGCGGCTGCACTGGCTCCTGCAGATCCCCTTTTATGTGCTGGCCGGGTTCATATGGGTCTTTCCGGTGCGTGCGCTGATGTTCTGGGCGGCCGGCCGCCGCTGA
- a CDS encoding TorF family putative porin, with protein sequence MKSPPAFAATSCLSARGVAALGLAVLGLVTLSLVTLGLSRPAAAQMALGDSGLTLTLTPAASTDYLFRGISQTRNRPAIQGTVDLQHDSGFYVGAFATNVAFPGLNARQELDLMAGYRFEAAGASFDLGAVYYAYPGYDKPPGGFQLDYVEAVLKASYTVAPVKLLATAAYSPNFYFRTGDAFYLEGGADVALPAGFTLSGRLGRQWIDRNARYGAPDYATWSVAVSREVIAGFTLSVGYYDTDLSKGECFGGTKFCDARAMVTLSRAF encoded by the coding sequence ATGAAGTCACCTCCGGCATTCGCCGCCACCTCCTGCCTGAGCGCCCGGGGCGTCGCGGCCCTGGGTCTGGCCGTCCTGGGCTTGGTCACTCTGAGCTTGGTCACCCTGGGCCTGTCCCGGCCCGCCGCCGCGCAGATGGCCCTGGGCGACAGCGGCCTGACCCTGACCCTGACGCCCGCCGCCAGTACCGACTACCTGTTCCGCGGCATCTCGCAGACCCGCAACCGCCCGGCCATCCAGGGCACGGTGGACCTGCAGCACGACAGCGGGTTCTATGTCGGTGCCTTCGCCACCAATGTCGCCTTCCCCGGCCTCAATGCTCGGCAGGAGCTGGATCTGATGGCCGGCTACCGCTTCGAGGCAGCGGGCGCCAGCTTCGACCTGGGTGCCGTCTACTACGCCTATCCCGGCTACGATAAGCCGCCGGGCGGCTTCCAGCTCGACTATGTCGAGGCCGTCCTGAAGGCCAGCTACACGGTGGCGCCGGTGAAGCTGCTGGCCACCGCCGCCTATTCGCCGAACTTCTATTTCAGGACCGGGGATGCCTTCTACCTGGAAGGCGGCGCGGATGTGGCGCTGCCGGCCGGCTTCACCCTCTCCGGCCGGCTCGGCCGCCAGTGGATCGACCGCAATGCCCGCTACGGCGCGCCGGACTACGCCACCTGGTCCGTCGCGGTCTCGCGCGAGGTGATCGCGGGCTTCACCCTCTCGGTCGGCTATTACGACACCGATCTCTCCAAGGGCGAATGCTTCGGCGGCACCAAGTTCTGCGACGCGCGGGCGATGGTGACGCTGAGCCGCGCCTTCTGA
- a CDS encoding c-type cytochrome, whose translation MLSACLLALGGLGTMGLPPALAQEDVVAQRKQLMKNIGSHMEAIKAVVDASGPSGSIAPRAEEIHRSFANLPALFPPGTTENTKARPEVWSERAGFERAAANASQAAATLASTAASGDGAATASAFREMGGACGACHRNYRAR comes from the coding sequence TTGCTGTCGGCTTGCCTGCTGGCCCTGGGTGGCCTTGGCACCATGGGCCTGCCCCCGGCCCTGGCCCAGGAGGATGTGGTCGCCCAGCGCAAGCAGCTGATGAAGAACATCGGCAGCCATATGGAGGCCATCAAGGCGGTGGTGGATGCCAGCGGCCCGTCCGGCTCCATTGCCCCGCGTGCGGAGGAGATCCACCGCTCCTTCGCCAATCTGCCCGCGCTTTTCCCCCCCGGCACCACCGAGAACACCAAGGCCAGGCCCGAGGTCTGGTCGGAGCGGGCAGGGTTCGAGCGGGCGGCCGCCAATGCGTCCCAGGCCGCGGCCACGCTTGCCAGCACGGCCGCATCCGGTGACGGTGCAGCCACCGCTTCCGCCTTCCGGGAGATGGGCGGCGCCTGTGGCGCCTGCCACCGGAACTACCGCGCCCGCTGA
- a CDS encoding cytochrome b/b6 domain-containing protein has translation MSVPLQRVKVWDPWIRLVHWGLVVLLALSWWSAKTDRMDLHLISGQLVLGLLVFRIGWGIWGSDTARFTRFLRSPIAALAHLRHFGRQALDTEMGHNAAGGWMVLVMLALLLVQTASGLMAGDFYDVHGPLAERVPGEVNALAGKVHDLNFNLILVAVGLHILAVLLYALVKRHDLVRPMVTGVKRMPPDIARHPPRIASPMLAACWLAVVAVAVLGLFRLG, from the coding sequence ATGTCCGTCCCCCTGCAGCGCGTGAAGGTCTGGGATCCATGGATCCGCCTGGTCCATTGGGGCCTGGTCGTGCTGCTCGCCCTCTCCTGGTGGTCGGCGAAGACCGACCGGATGGACCTGCACCTGATCAGCGGCCAGCTGGTCCTCGGGCTTCTGGTGTTCCGCATCGGCTGGGGGATCTGGGGCTCGGACACCGCGCGCTTCACGCGCTTCCTGCGCTCCCCGATCGCCGCGCTGGCGCATCTGCGGCATTTCGGGCGGCAGGCGCTGGATACGGAGATGGGCCATAATGCCGCCGGCGGCTGGATGGTGCTGGTGATGCTGGCACTGCTGCTGGTGCAGACCGCCTCGGGGCTGATGGCGGGAGATTTCTACGATGTGCATGGCCCGCTGGCCGAGCGCGTCCCCGGCGAGGTCAATGCACTCGCCGGCAAGGTGCATGATCTCAACTTCAACCTGATCCTGGTCGCCGTCGGGCTGCATATCCTGGCGGTACTGCTCTACGCCCTGGTCAAGCGGCACGACCTGGTGCGGCCGATGGTGACGGGCGTGAAGCGGATGCCGCCTGATATCGCCCGCCATCCCCCGCGCATCGCCTCCCCCATGCTGGCGGCCTGCTGGCTGGCGGTCGTGGCGGTGGCGGTCTTGGGCCTGTTCCGTCTGGGTTGA
- a CDS encoding Ig-like domain-containing protein, whose amino-acid sequence MTDRMRMGLALGGLASMAALAGGLWWQLRQDPGAAAHLQPVVAILPQRPAEMPAAPLATAPEEQAPRFDVARIGPKGGTVVAGRAAPGAEVTLEDQGRELGRARADSRGEFVILPAEPLSPGAHELSLRARDSQGQDRQGEDSVVVMVPEAGPAAEREAPVAVLLPPTGGQAAPRVLQGATPAGQGKLGVDILDYDDQGGMRFSGTAAAGGTVRVYIDQHHAGDTRADETGRWSLTPAPVPEPGRHTLRVDQMGAQGKVTARLELPFQRDAGASPALAAGRVVVQPGHNLWRIARATYGRGIRYTVIHRANAGQIRDPALIYPGQIFTLPNP is encoded by the coding sequence ATGACTGACCGGATGCGTATGGGCCTGGCACTGGGCGGGCTGGCCAGCATGGCCGCCCTGGCCGGTGGCCTGTGGTGGCAGCTCCGCCAGGACCCTGGCGCCGCCGCGCATCTGCAGCCCGTTGTCGCCATCCTGCCGCAGCGCCCGGCTGAGATGCCCGCCGCCCCGCTGGCCACGGCGCCCGAGGAACAGGCTCCCCGCTTCGACGTGGCGCGGATCGGCCCGAAGGGTGGCACCGTGGTAGCCGGCCGCGCTGCCCCCGGCGCCGAGGTGACGCTGGAGGACCAGGGGCGGGAGCTGGGCCGCGCCCGCGCCGATTCGCGCGGCGAATTCGTCATCCTGCCGGCCGAGCCCCTCTCACCCGGTGCGCATGAGCTTTCGCTGCGCGCCCGCGACAGTCAGGGCCAGGACCGCCAGGGCGAGGATTCGGTCGTGGTGATGGTGCCCGAGGCCGGTCCCGCGGCTGAGCGCGAGGCCCCCGTGGCCGTACTGCTGCCGCCCACCGGCGGACAGGCCGCGCCGCGCGTGCTGCAGGGCGCCACGCCGGCCGGCCAGGGCAAGCTGGGTGTGGATATCCTGGATTACGACGACCAGGGCGGCATGCGCTTCTCCGGCACCGCCGCGGCGGGCGGTACGGTGCGGGTCTATATCGACCAGCACCATGCGGGGGATACCAGGGCTGATGAGACCGGGCGCTGGAGCCTGACGCCCGCGCCGGTGCCCGAGCCGGGGCGCCATACCCTGCGGGTGGACCAGATGGGGGCGCAGGGCAAGGTGACGGCACGGCTGGAACTGCCCTTCCAGCGCGATGCCGGGGCCAGTCCCGCCCTGGCGGCGGGCCGGGTGGTGGTGCAGCCCGGGCACAATCTCTGGCGCATCGCCCGCGCCACCTATGGGCGCGGCATCCGCTACACCGTCATCCACCGCGCCAATGCCGGTCAGATCCGTGACCCCGCCCTGATCTATCCCGGGCAGATTTTTACCCTTCCCAACCCCTGA
- a CDS encoding phosphatidylserine decarboxylase, which produces MAFIESIKLVVAKPHPAGKPFIYGGIAVAVAGGIAFGTWLFWLGAAFTAFCLYFFRDPERVVPTRPGVIVAPADGRVVMVGPAVPPEELGLGPNPRWRVAIFLSVADVHVNRSPVEGVVTRVAYRPGKFLNASLDKASIDNERNALAMRLPDGKDIAVVQIAGLIARRILCHVKEGDRLERGERFGIIRFGSRTDLYLPEGVRPLVAEHQLMIGGESVIAEMAQQETHQPVLHTDTGF; this is translated from the coding sequence ATGGCCTTCATCGAAAGCATCAAGCTGGTCGTTGCCAAGCCGCATCCGGCCGGCAAGCCCTTCATTTACGGCGGCATTGCCGTGGCCGTGGCCGGTGGCATCGCCTTCGGCACCTGGCTGTTCTGGCTGGGTGCCGCCTTCACCGCCTTCTGCCTGTATTTCTTCCGCGACCCCGAACGCGTGGTGCCGACCCGGCCCGGCGTGATCGTGGCCCCGGCGGATGGGCGCGTGGTGATGGTCGGCCCCGCCGTGCCACCGGAGGAGCTGGGTCTCGGCCCCAATCCGCGCTGGCGAGTGGCCATTTTCCTCTCGGTCGCGGATGTGCACGTCAACCGCAGCCCCGTTGAAGGCGTTGTGACCCGCGTGGCCTATCGGCCCGGAAAATTTCTCAACGCCAGCCTGGACAAGGCCAGCATCGATAATGAGCGCAACGCGCTCGCCATGCGTCTGCCGGATGGGAAGGACATCGCCGTGGTGCAGATCGCGGGCCTGATCGCCCGCCGCATCCTCTGCCACGTCAAGGAAGGGGACCGGCTGGAACGAGGTGAGCGCTTCGGCATCATCCGTTTCGGCAGCCGCACCGATCTCTACCTGCCGGAGGGCGTCCGCCCGCTGGTGGCCGAGCACCAGCTCATGATCGGCGGCGAGAGCGTGATCGCCGAGATGGCGCAGCAAGAGACGCATCAACCGGTGCTGCATACCGATACGGGATTCTGA
- a CDS encoding CDP-alcohol phosphatidyltransferase family protein produces MPDKPLEDIPGGGAGEPRRRFRFAPRRRPRFQGQSFNKLIPNIMTMLGLCAGLLAMRFALDGRWAPAAALIIGAAVIDGLDGRLARLLKATSRFGAEFDSLADFLSFGVAPAMVLYMWTMDSWRGIGFVPCVLFAVCMSLRLARFNAALDVGLTPKPAYAQSFFTGVPAPAGAGLVLFPMFLSLTFEGWGWHAMAQGVRHPAFVGLLLIVVALMLVSTLPTWSFKNFKVRREVVLPLLISVGAYAALLVGEPWAALAAAGLIYIGMLPFSVRSYLRLKREAEALREPVPAPESPASTP; encoded by the coding sequence ATGCCGGACAAGCCTTTGGAAGACATCCCCGGGGGGGGCGCGGGCGAGCCGCGCCGCCGCTTCCGCTTCGCGCCCCGCCGCCGTCCCCGCTTCCAGGGGCAATCCTTCAACAAGCTGATCCCGAATATCATGACCATGCTCGGCCTCTGCGCCGGGCTCCTGGCCATGCGTTTCGCGCTCGACGGGCGCTGGGCGCCGGCCGCCGCCCTGATCATCGGCGCCGCCGTGATCGACGGGCTGGACGGGCGCCTGGCGCGGCTGCTGAAGGCAACCAGCCGCTTCGGCGCCGAATTCGACAGCCTGGCCGACTTCCTCTCCTTCGGCGTGGCGCCGGCCATGGTCCTGTATATGTGGACCATGGATTCCTGGCGCGGCATCGGCTTCGTGCCCTGCGTGCTCTTCGCCGTCTGCATGTCGCTGCGCCTCGCGCGCTTCAACGCGGCGCTGGATGTCGGGCTGACGCCCAAGCCGGCCTATGCCCAGAGCTTCTTCACCGGCGTGCCCGCTCCGGCGGGCGCGGGCCTCGTGCTGTTCCCCATGTTCCTGTCGCTGACCTTCGAGGGCTGGGGCTGGCATGCCATGGCGCAGGGGGTGCGGCATCCCGCCTTCGTCGGGCTGCTGCTGATCGTGGTGGCGCTGATGCTGGTCTCCACCCTGCCCACCTGGTCCTTCAAGAACTTCAAGGTGCGGCGGGAGGTGGTGCTGCCGCTGCTGATCTCGGTCGGCGCCTATGCCGCGCTGCTGGTGGGCGAGCCCTGGGCGGCCCTGGCGGCGGCGGGGCTGATCTATATTGGCATGCTGCCCTTCTCCGTCCGCTCCTATCTCCGCCTGAAGCGGGAGGCGGAGGCGCTGCGCGAGCCGGTGCCTGCGCCGGAAAGCCCCGCCTCCACGCCATGA
- a CDS encoding protein-tyrosine phosphatase family protein has protein sequence MPLPLAGGGIALAGGGPFEQCPPGAFGLCLEARARNAASAAILLPVPDFGLPELPPLRSALARLLRELPHRPVYIGCRAGLGRTGTVLACLARLSGVEEDPVLWLRRHYDPRAIETPEQEAFARHALLRVTDTGC, from the coding sequence GTGCCGCTGCCGCTGGCCGGCGGCGGCATCGCCCTGGCCGGCGGCGGCCCTTTCGAGCAATGCCCGCCCGGCGCCTTCGGCCTCTGCCTGGAAGCGCGCGCCCGCAATGCCGCCAGTGCCGCCATCCTGCTGCCCGTGCCGGATTTCGGCCTGCCGGAACTGCCGCCCCTGCGGAGCGCATTGGCGCGGCTGCTGCGGGAGCTGCCGCATCGTCCCGTCTATATCGGCTGCCGCGCCGGGCTGGGGCGCACCGGCACCGTGCTGGCCTGCCTCGCCCGCCTCTCCGGGGTGGAGGAGGATCCCGTGCTCTGGCTGCGACGCCACTACGACCCCCGTGCCATCGAGACGCCGGAGCAGGAGGCTTTCGCCCGCCACGCGCTGCTCCGGGTGACGGACACGGGCTGTTGA
- a CDS encoding proton-conducting transporter membrane subunit, translating to MMSWILAGLLAALLLLALAGATGRVPLLWGGVVAVSGGFLLLGMAALLDGDATPVLLPFGPPWAPLSLGLDGLSAWFLMLLGLTGSLAGLAGWSSADAAPRRLMLWPLLLAGLGLALLAADLFGLLLGFALAGFAAHALLSAEGAWAGHPRLARADLLSSLLAVAGLAVAMGLLSGLTGDLSFAGLRANPPEGGRAAAILLLVLPTVAARAVLPLLAPLPPGPAALLIGGAMPVVAVYLLARLLLDLGGPAQPLWWGMPLLAGGAALALTGAMRALRQADLAPLLGGVGLAHLGLVAMGLGLAAALRAADLAPLAAVAAGAALLHLLAQALFLALLRMAAAEIAQGAGSRHLDHLGGLIHAMPVLAWAALAGAAAAALLPPLSGFAGGWLLSQALFASWRAGPLGFQLLVAMVVAVMGLVLAVLAASMLRFWGLAFLGRPRRPRTLGAREAAPLPRAVLLALAALSVVLGLLPGPLLRLAEPALLRLAGHGGLPDLGIFTLSAGPAAADYTPLAIGILLAVLTGAAGGLMRQASPYPAVEAPPWDDGFIAPPAHLPFGDPASQPRAEGLAAPMRPWLPHWSWRWPALPLPAWRLPPPRRGTARRALRFCLGTVAALLLLLAWLGGGA from the coding sequence ATGATGTCCTGGATTCTGGCGGGGTTGCTGGCGGCCTTGCTGCTGCTGGCGCTGGCAGGCGCCACCGGGCGGGTGCCGCTGCTCTGGGGCGGGGTGGTCGCGGTTTCGGGCGGCTTCCTGCTGCTGGGCATGGCGGCGTTGCTGGACGGCGATGCGACGCCGGTGCTGCTGCCCTTCGGCCCGCCCTGGGCACCGCTGAGCCTGGGGCTGGACGGGCTTTCCGCCTGGTTCCTGATGCTGCTGGGCCTGACCGGGAGCCTGGCCGGGCTGGCCGGCTGGTCCAGCGCCGATGCCGCGCCGCGCCGGCTGATGCTCTGGCCGCTGCTGCTGGCCGGCCTGGGGCTCGCGCTGCTGGCGGCCGATCTCTTCGGGCTGCTGCTGGGCTTCGCCCTGGCGGGCTTCGCCGCCCATGCATTGCTCTCGGCCGAGGGCGCCTGGGCCGGCCATCCCCGGCTGGCCCGCGCCGACCTGCTTTCCTCGCTGCTGGCGGTGGCGGGGCTGGCGGTGGCCATGGGTCTGCTCTCCGGCCTGACGGGCGACCTCTCCTTCGCCGGGCTGCGCGCCAACCCGCCGGAGGGCGGACGTGCCGCCGCCATCCTGCTGCTGGTGCTGCCCACGGTGGCGGCCCGCGCCGTGCTGCCGCTGCTGGCGCCGCTGCCGCCGGGCCCGGCGGCGCTGCTGATCGGGGGCGCCATGCCGGTGGTGGCGGTCTATCTTCTGGCACGGCTGCTGCTGGACCTCGGCGGCCCGGCGCAGCCGCTCTGGTGGGGCATGCCGCTGCTGGCGGGGGGCGCCGCGCTGGCCCTGACAGGCGCCATGCGGGCGCTGCGGCAGGCCGATCTGGCACCGCTGCTGGGGGGAGTGGGTCTGGCGCATCTGGGTCTGGTGGCCATGGGGCTGGGACTGGCTGCCGCGCTGCGCGCCGCCGATCTGGCGCCCCTGGCGGCGGTGGCGGCGGGTGCCGCGCTGCTGCATCTGCTGGCCCAGGCGCTGTTCCTGGCGCTGCTCCGGATGGCGGCGGCGGAAATCGCGCAGGGTGCCGGCTCCCGCCACCTGGACCATCTGGGCGGGCTGATCCACGCCATGCCGGTGCTGGCCTGGGCGGCGCTGGCCGGGGCCGCGGCGGCGGCGCTGCTGCCGCCGCTTTCCGGCTTCGCGGGCGGTTGGCTGCTGTCGCAGGCGCTGTTCGCCTCCTGGCGCGCGGGGCCGCTCGGCTTCCAGCTGCTGGTGGCCATGGTGGTGGCGGTGATGGGGCTGGTGCTGGCGGTGCTGGCGGCCTCCATGCTGCGCTTCTGGGGGCTGGCCTTCCTGGGCCGTCCCCGCCGCCCGCGCACCCTGGGCGCGCGGGAGGCCGCACCTCTGCCGCGCGCCGTGCTGCTGGCGCTGGCGGCGCTCTCGGTGGTGCTGGGGCTGCTGCCCGGCCCTTTGCTGCGGCTGGCCGAGCCGGCGCTGCTGCGTCTGGCCGGCCATGGCGGCCTGCCCGACCTCGGCATCTTCACCCTCAGCGCCGGGCCGGCGGCGGCGGATTACACGCCGCTGGCCATCGGCATCCTGCTGGCCGTGCTGACGGGCGCGGCGGGCGGGCTGATGCGTCAGGCCTCGCCGTATCCGGCGGTGGAGGCGCCGCCCTGGGATGACGGCTTCATCGCCCCGCCGGCGCATCTGCCCTTCGGCGACCCGGCCAGCCAGCCGCGTGCCGAGGGCCTCGCCGCGCCGATGCGCCCCTGGCTGCCTCACTGGTCCTGGCGGTGGCCGGCCCTGCCTTTGCCAGCCTGGCGCCTGCCGCCGCCCCGGCGCGGCACGGCCCGCAGGGCCCTGCGCTTCTGCCTGGGCACGGTGGCGGCGCTGCTGCTCCTGCTGGCCTGGCTCGGGGGCGGTGCATGA
- a CDS encoding NADH-quinone oxidoreductase subunit H: MSLPAILAQLLHLLLLLGAALLLPGLLRFCRARLEGRQGPDPWQPARDWMRLLRKQPVLAAHASLVSSVAPYIGFAAVLAAALMVPGFVHGMALAPMGDLVLLAGLLLLARGAGALAALDAGTAPSGRAAARAMRRDGFALPALLLVAMGFAVLTGTTSPDGIGAALQEAEPGPRLALALLLPAILAVALAGSGRLVDEDPVPEASGRHRALWEMQEALRLVLWMALLAGLFLPFGTAWLRDGLGGWLLALLFWCAKLALLALALAVAEVNLARLRDSRLAELTGAAALLALLGVAWLFLSAGVA, translated from the coding sequence ATGAGCCTGCCCGCCATCCTGGCTCAGCTGCTGCACCTGTTGCTGCTGCTGGGCGCGGCCCTGTTGCTGCCGGGGCTGCTGCGCTTCTGCCGCGCGCGGCTGGAGGGGCGCCAGGGCCCCGATCCCTGGCAACCCGCGCGGGACTGGATGCGGCTGCTGCGCAAGCAGCCGGTGCTGGCGGCCCATGCCTCCCTGGTTTCCTCCGTGGCGCCCTACATCGGCTTCGCGGCGGTGCTGGCGGCGGCGCTGATGGTGCCGGGTTTCGTGCATGGCATGGCGCTGGCGCCGATGGGGGATCTGGTGCTGCTGGCCGGGCTGCTGCTGCTGGCGCGCGGCGCCGGGGCGCTGGCGGCGCTGGATGCCGGCACCGCCCCCAGCGGCCGCGCCGCCGCCCGCGCCATGCGGCGCGACGGCTTCGCCCTGCCTGCGCTGCTGCTGGTGGCCATGGGCTTCGCCGTGCTCACCGGCACCACCAGCCCCGACGGCATCGGCGCCGCGTTGCAGGAGGCCGAGCCCGGGCCGCGGCTGGCGTTGGCGCTGCTGCTGCCCGCCATCCTGGCCGTGGCCCTGGCCGGCAGCGGCCGGCTGGTGGATGAAGACCCCGTGCCCGAGGCCTCCGGCCGCCACCGCGCGCTGTGGGAGATGCAGGAGGCACTGCGGCTGGTGCTCTGGATGGCGCTGCTGGCGGGCCTCTTCCTGCCTTTCGGCACCGCCTGGCTGCGGGACGGGCTGGGGGGCTGGCTTCTGGCCCTGCTGTTCTGGTGCGCCAAGCTGGCGCTGCTGGCCCTCGCCCTGGCCGTTGCCGAGGTCAATCTGGCCCGCCTGCGCGACAGCCGGCTGGCCGAGCTGACCGGCGCCGCGGCGCTGCTGGCGCTGCTGGGGGTGGCCTGGCTTTTCCTGTCGGCGGGGGTGGCGTGA
- a CDS encoding hydrogenase-4 component E — MPEALPEALVPLLGGGVLLLSFALVLRRRVLAAIQALTAQGVLLAMAALCHAWSRGDAGASGLPLVALLLLLGQGLLLPLALREWVRRQGLRREPAAAPVSHPLAGLAAAVALVLLAVLAVHPVTDGAAAPLRETLVLSLSVLLVGLLVTAARRGPLGQVIGLACAMNGVLLAALALPALPMLPALVVVAMALPFGITAGFLTLRPQTGKDPA, encoded by the coding sequence ATGCCGGAAGCTTTGCCGGAGGCCCTGGTGCCACTGCTGGGGGGGGGCGTGCTGTTGCTGTCCTTCGCGCTTGTGCTGCGGCGGCGGGTGCTGGCGGCCATCCAGGCGCTGACGGCCCAGGGCGTGCTGCTGGCGATGGCGGCGCTCTGCCATGCCTGGTCGCGCGGCGATGCCGGGGCTTCCGGGCTGCCGCTGGTCGCGCTGCTGCTGCTGCTCGGGCAGGGGTTGCTGCTGCCGCTGGCGCTGCGGGAATGGGTGCGCCGCCAGGGCCTGCGGCGTGAGCCCGCGGCCGCCCCGGTGAGTCATCCTCTGGCCGGGCTGGCCGCCGCCGTGGCGCTGGTGCTGCTGGCCGTGCTGGCGGTGCACCCGGTGACCGACGGCGCCGCCGCGCCGCTGCGCGAGACGCTGGTGCTCTCCCTCTCCGTACTGCTGGTCGGGCTGCTGGTGACGGCGGCGCGGCGCGGCCCGCTGGGGCAGGTGATCGGGCTGGCCTGCGCGATGAATGGCGTGCTGCTGGCGGCGCTGGCCCTGCCGGCCCTGCCGATGCTGCCGGCCCTGGTGGTGGTGGCCATGGCGCTGCCCTTCGGCATCACGGCCGGCTTCCTGACTTTGCGGCCGCAGACCGGGAAGGACCCGGCATGA